The Vespula vulgaris chromosome 4, iyVesVulg1.1, whole genome shotgun sequence genome has a segment encoding these proteins:
- the LOC127063356 gene encoding cytoplasmic dynein 1 intermediate chain isoform X19 codes for MMSDRKAELERKKAKLQAIREEKERRRREKEQKDVEEATVRAAGADKDHRKEIDAMLSSLGMAPVSDVLSSLSSMNSLTPEQSANATPDASLQPSSINSTQSTGRRKPRELTIVSVANTNIPPKEPVVYSKQTQTVQTTHTSHDGYFETDWWRPRKAHAFDYYDEYNLNPGLEWEDEFTAEDEENSLPHLDSFQSKLPPGILPHGLPQVKEVQPAVTQVEQEKEKEKPKKEVREFSEEEKQMIILSEDFQRFLDRTSRIVERALGESIDIYTDYTGTMDGEDGLDEKSHQQLWLNRSFFCERWSRNRCVTSMDWSPQFPELLAASYNNNDDTPNDPDGVCLVWNTKFKKATPEFIFHCQSPVMSTTFAKFHPNLILGGTYSGQIVLWDNRVQKRTPVQRTPLSASAHTHPVYCLTVVGTQNAHNLISISTDGKLCSWSLDMLSQPQETLILYLKQSKTIAATCLAFPHGDVNNFVVGSEDGTVYGDCRHGTKAGVVEMFEGHQGPVTGISTHAVQGGIDFSHLFLTSSIDWTIKLWSLKEMKPLYSFEHNGDYVYDVAWSPTHPALFAAVDDSGRLDLWNLNQDTEVPAASVIVDGNPALNRVSWTPSGLHVTVGDDTGKIWVYDVAEHLAYPRSDEWNKFLYTQQDLKNNKADEELDRLNLSSGPSSLTSLTSISSCPLR; via the exons ATGATGTCCGATAGAAAAGCTGAactggaaaggaaaaaggcaAAGCTTCAAGCTattagagaggaaaaagaaaggcgaagaagagaaaaagagcaaaaagat gTTGAAGAAGCTACGGTACGTGCAGCAGGTGCTGACAAAGATCATCGTAAAGAAATTGATGCTATGCTTTCTTCTTTGGGAATGGCACCAGTATCAG ATGTATTGTCCAGTTTATCTAGCATGAATTCTTTGACACCAGAGCAAAGTGCTAATGCTACACCAGATGCAAGTTTGCAACCATCTAGCATCAATTCAACACAGag TACTGGGCGAAGGAAACCAAGAGAACTGACTATTGTTTCTGTTGCTAATACCAATATTCCACCAAAGGAGCCTGTTGTCTATAGTAAACAAACTCAAACAGTTCAAACAACACATACATCTCATGACG GCTACTTTGAGACTGACTGGTGGCGTCCCAGGAAAG CTCATGCATTCGACTATTACG ACGAGTACAATCTAAATCCAGGTTTAGAATGGGAGGACGAATTTACAG CCGAAGATGAAGAGAACAGCTTGCCACACTTGGACAGCTTCCAAAGCAAGCTTCCACCTGGAATTCTTCCACATGGTTTGCCGCAGGTTAAAGAGGTTCAGCCTGCTGTTACACAGGTAGaacaagaaaaggagaaagaaaaacctaAGAAAGAAG TTCGCGAGTTCAGCGAGGAAGAAAAGCAGATGATCATACTCTCGGAAGACTTTCAACGATTCCTCGATCGTACTAGTAGGATTGTGGAAAGAGCATTGGGCGAATCGATTGACATTTATACCGATTATACCGGTACAATGGATGGCGAGGATGGATT GGACGAAAAAAGCCATCAACAATTATGGTTAAATCGTTCCTTCTTCTGTGAACGATGGTCGCGTAATCGCTGTGTCACTTCGATGGATTGGTCCCCGCAGTTTCCAGAACTTCTTGCGGCCTCATACAACAACAATGACGATACCCCAAATGATCCCGACGGTGTATGTTTGGTTTGGAACACGAAATTTAAGAAAGCCACTCCAGAATTCATCTTCCATTGTCAATCACCGGTGATGTCGACCACTTTTGCGAAATTCCATCCAAATTTGATTTTGGGTGGTACTTATTCTGGTCAAATAGTACTCTGGGATAATCGCGTACAAAAGAGAACGCCAGTACAAAGAACACCATTGTCAGCTAGCGCTCATACC CATCCGGTCTATTGCCTAACTGTTGTTGGAACGCAAAACGCACATAATTTGATCAGTATTTCGACGGATGGTAAATTATGCTCTTGGAGTTTAGATATGTTGTCTCAACCACAGGAAACGTTGATTCTATACTTGAAACAGTCTAAAACAATAGCGGCTACTTGCTTAGCTTTTCCTCATGGCGATGTGAATAATTTTGTTGTTGGTAGTGAGGATGGGACCGTATACGGcg ACTGCCGACATGGTACAAAAGCTGGTGTAGTTGAAATGTTTGAAGGTCATCAAGGACCGGTGACCGGTATTAGTACACATGCCGTTCAAGGTGGAATTGACTTCTCTCATTTATTCTTAACCTCCTCTATCGATTGGACCATCAAATTATGGAGtcttaaagaaatgaaacctctttattctttcgaacATAATGGAGATTATGTGTACGATGTTGCATGGTCACCAACTCATCCAGCATTGTTTGCAGCTGTTGACGATTCAGGTAGATTAGATCTTTGGAATTTAAATCAGGACACTGAAGTACCCGCTGCTAGTGTTATCGTCGATGGAAATCCCGCGTTAAATAGAGTCTCTTGGACACCGAGCGGTTTACACGTTACGGTCGGAGATGACACTGGTAAAATTTGGGTTTACGATGTCGCAGAG CATTTGGCATATCCGAGAAGCGATGAATGGAATAAATTCTTGTATACACAACAAGATTTAAAGAATAACAAAGCGGACGAGGAGTTAGACAGGCTCAATCTTAGTTCCGGACCGTCTTCGTTAACATCTCTAACCTCTATTTCATCGTGTCCGCTTAGATAA
- the LOC127063356 gene encoding cytoplasmic dynein 1 intermediate chain isoform X15 gives MMSDRKAELERKKAKLQAIREEKERRRREKEQKDVEEATVRAAGADKDHRKEIDAMLSSLGMAPVSDVLSSLSSMNSLTPEQSANATPDASLQPSSINSTQSTGRRKPRELTIVSVANTNIPPKEPVVYSKQTQTVQTTHTSHDGYFETDWWRPRKAHAFDYYDEYNLNPGLEWEDEFTVLTFDDSQAEDEENSLPHLDSFQSKLPPGILPHGLPQVKEVQPAVTQVEQEKEKEKPKKEVREFSEEEKQMIILSEDFQRFLDRTSRIVERALGESIDIYTDYTGTMDGEDGLDEKSHQQLWLNRSFFCERWSRNRCVTSMDWSPQFPELLAASYNNNDDTPNDPDGVCLVWNTKFKKATPEFIFHCQSPVMSTTFAKFHPNLILGGTYSGQIVLWDNRVQKRTPVQRTPLSASAHTHPVYCLTVVGTQNAHNLISISTDGKLCSWSLDMLSQPQETLILYLKQSKTIAATCLAFPHGDVNNFVVGSEDGTVYGDCRHGTKAGVVEMFEGHQGPVTGISTHAVQGGIDFSHLFLTSSIDWTIKLWSLKEMKPLYSFEHNGDYVYDVAWSPTHPALFAAVDDSGRLDLWNLNQDTEVPAASVIVDGNPALNRVSWTPSGLHVTVGDDTGKIWVYDVAEHLAYPRSDEWNKFLYTQQDLKNNKADEELDRLNLSSGPSSLTSLTSISSCPLR, from the exons ATGATGTCCGATAGAAAAGCTGAactggaaaggaaaaaggcaAAGCTTCAAGCTattagagaggaaaaagaaaggcgaagaagagaaaaagagcaaaaagat gTTGAAGAAGCTACGGTACGTGCAGCAGGTGCTGACAAAGATCATCGTAAAGAAATTGATGCTATGCTTTCTTCTTTGGGAATGGCACCAGTATCAG ATGTATTGTCCAGTTTATCTAGCATGAATTCTTTGACACCAGAGCAAAGTGCTAATGCTACACCAGATGCAAGTTTGCAACCATCTAGCATCAATTCAACACAGag TACTGGGCGAAGGAAACCAAGAGAACTGACTATTGTTTCTGTTGCTAATACCAATATTCCACCAAAGGAGCCTGTTGTCTATAGTAAACAAACTCAAACAGTTCAAACAACACATACATCTCATGACG GCTACTTTGAGACTGACTGGTGGCGTCCCAGGAAAG CTCATGCATTCGACTATTACG ACGAGTACAATCTAAATCCAGGTTTAGAATGGGAGGACGAATTTACAG TTTTGACATTTGATGATTCCCAAGCCGAAGATGAAGAGAACAGCTTGCCACACTTGGACAGCTTCCAAAGCAAGCTTCCACCTGGAATTCTTCCACATGGTTTGCCGCAGGTTAAAGAGGTTCAGCCTGCTGTTACACAGGTAGaacaagaaaaggagaaagaaaaacctaAGAAAGAAG TTCGCGAGTTCAGCGAGGAAGAAAAGCAGATGATCATACTCTCGGAAGACTTTCAACGATTCCTCGATCGTACTAGTAGGATTGTGGAAAGAGCATTGGGCGAATCGATTGACATTTATACCGATTATACCGGTACAATGGATGGCGAGGATGGATT GGACGAAAAAAGCCATCAACAATTATGGTTAAATCGTTCCTTCTTCTGTGAACGATGGTCGCGTAATCGCTGTGTCACTTCGATGGATTGGTCCCCGCAGTTTCCAGAACTTCTTGCGGCCTCATACAACAACAATGACGATACCCCAAATGATCCCGACGGTGTATGTTTGGTTTGGAACACGAAATTTAAGAAAGCCACTCCAGAATTCATCTTCCATTGTCAATCACCGGTGATGTCGACCACTTTTGCGAAATTCCATCCAAATTTGATTTTGGGTGGTACTTATTCTGGTCAAATAGTACTCTGGGATAATCGCGTACAAAAGAGAACGCCAGTACAAAGAACACCATTGTCAGCTAGCGCTCATACC CATCCGGTCTATTGCCTAACTGTTGTTGGAACGCAAAACGCACATAATTTGATCAGTATTTCGACGGATGGTAAATTATGCTCTTGGAGTTTAGATATGTTGTCTCAACCACAGGAAACGTTGATTCTATACTTGAAACAGTCTAAAACAATAGCGGCTACTTGCTTAGCTTTTCCTCATGGCGATGTGAATAATTTTGTTGTTGGTAGTGAGGATGGGACCGTATACGGcg ACTGCCGACATGGTACAAAAGCTGGTGTAGTTGAAATGTTTGAAGGTCATCAAGGACCGGTGACCGGTATTAGTACACATGCCGTTCAAGGTGGAATTGACTTCTCTCATTTATTCTTAACCTCCTCTATCGATTGGACCATCAAATTATGGAGtcttaaagaaatgaaacctctttattctttcgaacATAATGGAGATTATGTGTACGATGTTGCATGGTCACCAACTCATCCAGCATTGTTTGCAGCTGTTGACGATTCAGGTAGATTAGATCTTTGGAATTTAAATCAGGACACTGAAGTACCCGCTGCTAGTGTTATCGTCGATGGAAATCCCGCGTTAAATAGAGTCTCTTGGACACCGAGCGGTTTACACGTTACGGTCGGAGATGACACTGGTAAAATTTGGGTTTACGATGTCGCAGAG CATTTGGCATATCCGAGAAGCGATGAATGGAATAAATTCTTGTATACACAACAAGATTTAAAGAATAACAAAGCGGACGAGGAGTTAGACAGGCTCAATCTTAGTTCCGGACCGTCTTCGTTAACATCTCTAACCTCTATTTCATCGTGTCCGCTTAGATAA
- the LOC127063356 gene encoding cytoplasmic dynein 1 intermediate chain isoform X16 translates to MMSDRKAELERKKAKLQAIREEKERRRREKEQKDVEEATVRAAGADKDHRKEIDAMLSSLGMAPVSDVLSSLSSMNSLTPEQSANATPDASLQPSSINSTQSTGRRKPRELTIVSVANTNIPPKEPVVYSKQTQTVQTTHTSHDGYFETDWWRPRKGGSAPNYLSHAFDYYDEYNLNPGLEWEDEFTAEDEENSLPHLDSFQSKLPPGILPHGLPQVKEVQPAVTQVEQEKEKEKPKKEVREFSEEEKQMIILSEDFQRFLDRTSRIVERALGESIDIYTDYTGTMDGEDGLDEKSHQQLWLNRSFFCERWSRNRCVTSMDWSPQFPELLAASYNNNDDTPNDPDGVCLVWNTKFKKATPEFIFHCQSPVMSTTFAKFHPNLILGGTYSGQIVLWDNRVQKRTPVQRTPLSASAHTHPVYCLTVVGTQNAHNLISISTDGKLCSWSLDMLSQPQETLILYLKQSKTIAATCLAFPHGDVNNFVVGSEDGTVYGDCRHGTKAGVVEMFEGHQGPVTGISTHAVQGGIDFSHLFLTSSIDWTIKLWSLKEMKPLYSFEHNGDYVYDVAWSPTHPALFAAVDDSGRLDLWNLNQDTEVPAASVIVDGNPALNRVSWTPSGLHVTVGDDTGKIWVYDVAEHLAYPRSDEWNKFLYTQQDLKNNKADEELDRLNLSSGPSSLTSLTSISSCPLR, encoded by the exons ATGATGTCCGATAGAAAAGCTGAactggaaaggaaaaaggcaAAGCTTCAAGCTattagagaggaaaaagaaaggcgaagaagagaaaaagagcaaaaagat gTTGAAGAAGCTACGGTACGTGCAGCAGGTGCTGACAAAGATCATCGTAAAGAAATTGATGCTATGCTTTCTTCTTTGGGAATGGCACCAGTATCAG ATGTATTGTCCAGTTTATCTAGCATGAATTCTTTGACACCAGAGCAAAGTGCTAATGCTACACCAGATGCAAGTTTGCAACCATCTAGCATCAATTCAACACAGag TACTGGGCGAAGGAAACCAAGAGAACTGACTATTGTTTCTGTTGCTAATACCAATATTCCACCAAAGGAGCCTGTTGTCTATAGTAAACAAACTCAAACAGTTCAAACAACACATACATCTCATGACG GCTACTTTGAGACTGACTGGTGGCGTCCCAGGAAAGGTGGGTCTGCACCAAACTACCTAT CTCATGCATTCGACTATTACG ACGAGTACAATCTAAATCCAGGTTTAGAATGGGAGGACGAATTTACAG CCGAAGATGAAGAGAACAGCTTGCCACACTTGGACAGCTTCCAAAGCAAGCTTCCACCTGGAATTCTTCCACATGGTTTGCCGCAGGTTAAAGAGGTTCAGCCTGCTGTTACACAGGTAGaacaagaaaaggagaaagaaaaacctaAGAAAGAAG TTCGCGAGTTCAGCGAGGAAGAAAAGCAGATGATCATACTCTCGGAAGACTTTCAACGATTCCTCGATCGTACTAGTAGGATTGTGGAAAGAGCATTGGGCGAATCGATTGACATTTATACCGATTATACCGGTACAATGGATGGCGAGGATGGATT GGACGAAAAAAGCCATCAACAATTATGGTTAAATCGTTCCTTCTTCTGTGAACGATGGTCGCGTAATCGCTGTGTCACTTCGATGGATTGGTCCCCGCAGTTTCCAGAACTTCTTGCGGCCTCATACAACAACAATGACGATACCCCAAATGATCCCGACGGTGTATGTTTGGTTTGGAACACGAAATTTAAGAAAGCCACTCCAGAATTCATCTTCCATTGTCAATCACCGGTGATGTCGACCACTTTTGCGAAATTCCATCCAAATTTGATTTTGGGTGGTACTTATTCTGGTCAAATAGTACTCTGGGATAATCGCGTACAAAAGAGAACGCCAGTACAAAGAACACCATTGTCAGCTAGCGCTCATACC CATCCGGTCTATTGCCTAACTGTTGTTGGAACGCAAAACGCACATAATTTGATCAGTATTTCGACGGATGGTAAATTATGCTCTTGGAGTTTAGATATGTTGTCTCAACCACAGGAAACGTTGATTCTATACTTGAAACAGTCTAAAACAATAGCGGCTACTTGCTTAGCTTTTCCTCATGGCGATGTGAATAATTTTGTTGTTGGTAGTGAGGATGGGACCGTATACGGcg ACTGCCGACATGGTACAAAAGCTGGTGTAGTTGAAATGTTTGAAGGTCATCAAGGACCGGTGACCGGTATTAGTACACATGCCGTTCAAGGTGGAATTGACTTCTCTCATTTATTCTTAACCTCCTCTATCGATTGGACCATCAAATTATGGAGtcttaaagaaatgaaacctctttattctttcgaacATAATGGAGATTATGTGTACGATGTTGCATGGTCACCAACTCATCCAGCATTGTTTGCAGCTGTTGACGATTCAGGTAGATTAGATCTTTGGAATTTAAATCAGGACACTGAAGTACCCGCTGCTAGTGTTATCGTCGATGGAAATCCCGCGTTAAATAGAGTCTCTTGGACACCGAGCGGTTTACACGTTACGGTCGGAGATGACACTGGTAAAATTTGGGTTTACGATGTCGCAGAG CATTTGGCATATCCGAGAAGCGATGAATGGAATAAATTCTTGTATACACAACAAGATTTAAAGAATAACAAAGCGGACGAGGAGTTAGACAGGCTCAATCTTAGTTCCGGACCGTCTTCGTTAACATCTCTAACCTCTATTTCATCGTGTCCGCTTAGATAA
- the LOC127063356 gene encoding cytoplasmic dynein 1 intermediate chain isoform X30 has translation MMSDRKAELERKKAKLQAIREEKERRRREKEQKDVEEATVRAAGADKDHRKEIDAMLSSLGMAPVSDVLSSLSSMNSLTPEQSANATPDASLQPSSINSTQSTGRRKPRELTIVSVANTNIPPKEPVVYSKQTQTVQTTHTSHDVLTFDDSQAEDEENSLPHLDSFQSKLPPGILPHGLPQVKEVQPAVTQVEQEKEKEKPKKEVREFSEEEKQMIILSEDFQRFLDRTSRIVERALGESIDIYTDYTGTMDGEDGLDEKSHQQLWLNRSFFCERWSRNRCVTSMDWSPQFPELLAASYNNNDDTPNDPDGVCLVWNTKFKKATPEFIFHCQSPVMSTTFAKFHPNLILGGTYSGQIVLWDNRVQKRTPVQRTPLSASAHTHPVYCLTVVGTQNAHNLISISTDGKLCSWSLDMLSQPQETLILYLKQSKTIAATCLAFPHGDVNNFVVGSEDGTVYGDCRHGTKAGVVEMFEGHQGPVTGISTHAVQGGIDFSHLFLTSSIDWTIKLWSLKEMKPLYSFEHNGDYVYDVAWSPTHPALFAAVDDSGRLDLWNLNQDTEVPAASVIVDGNPALNRVSWTPSGLHVTVGDDTGKIWVYDVAEHLAYPRSDEWNKFLYTQQDLKNNKADEELDRLNLSSGPSSLTSLTSISSCPLR, from the exons ATGATGTCCGATAGAAAAGCTGAactggaaaggaaaaaggcaAAGCTTCAAGCTattagagaggaaaaagaaaggcgaagaagagaaaaagagcaaaaagat gTTGAAGAAGCTACGGTACGTGCAGCAGGTGCTGACAAAGATCATCGTAAAGAAATTGATGCTATGCTTTCTTCTTTGGGAATGGCACCAGTATCAG ATGTATTGTCCAGTTTATCTAGCATGAATTCTTTGACACCAGAGCAAAGTGCTAATGCTACACCAGATGCAAGTTTGCAACCATCTAGCATCAATTCAACACAGag TACTGGGCGAAGGAAACCAAGAGAACTGACTATTGTTTCTGTTGCTAATACCAATATTCCACCAAAGGAGCCTGTTGTCTATAGTAAACAAACTCAAACAGTTCAAACAACACATACATCTCATGACG TTTTGACATTTGATGATTCCCAAGCCGAAGATGAAGAGAACAGCTTGCCACACTTGGACAGCTTCCAAAGCAAGCTTCCACCTGGAATTCTTCCACATGGTTTGCCGCAGGTTAAAGAGGTTCAGCCTGCTGTTACACAGGTAGaacaagaaaaggagaaagaaaaacctaAGAAAGAAG TTCGCGAGTTCAGCGAGGAAGAAAAGCAGATGATCATACTCTCGGAAGACTTTCAACGATTCCTCGATCGTACTAGTAGGATTGTGGAAAGAGCATTGGGCGAATCGATTGACATTTATACCGATTATACCGGTACAATGGATGGCGAGGATGGATT GGACGAAAAAAGCCATCAACAATTATGGTTAAATCGTTCCTTCTTCTGTGAACGATGGTCGCGTAATCGCTGTGTCACTTCGATGGATTGGTCCCCGCAGTTTCCAGAACTTCTTGCGGCCTCATACAACAACAATGACGATACCCCAAATGATCCCGACGGTGTATGTTTGGTTTGGAACACGAAATTTAAGAAAGCCACTCCAGAATTCATCTTCCATTGTCAATCACCGGTGATGTCGACCACTTTTGCGAAATTCCATCCAAATTTGATTTTGGGTGGTACTTATTCTGGTCAAATAGTACTCTGGGATAATCGCGTACAAAAGAGAACGCCAGTACAAAGAACACCATTGTCAGCTAGCGCTCATACC CATCCGGTCTATTGCCTAACTGTTGTTGGAACGCAAAACGCACATAATTTGATCAGTATTTCGACGGATGGTAAATTATGCTCTTGGAGTTTAGATATGTTGTCTCAACCACAGGAAACGTTGATTCTATACTTGAAACAGTCTAAAACAATAGCGGCTACTTGCTTAGCTTTTCCTCATGGCGATGTGAATAATTTTGTTGTTGGTAGTGAGGATGGGACCGTATACGGcg ACTGCCGACATGGTACAAAAGCTGGTGTAGTTGAAATGTTTGAAGGTCATCAAGGACCGGTGACCGGTATTAGTACACATGCCGTTCAAGGTGGAATTGACTTCTCTCATTTATTCTTAACCTCCTCTATCGATTGGACCATCAAATTATGGAGtcttaaagaaatgaaacctctttattctttcgaacATAATGGAGATTATGTGTACGATGTTGCATGGTCACCAACTCATCCAGCATTGTTTGCAGCTGTTGACGATTCAGGTAGATTAGATCTTTGGAATTTAAATCAGGACACTGAAGTACCCGCTGCTAGTGTTATCGTCGATGGAAATCCCGCGTTAAATAGAGTCTCTTGGACACCGAGCGGTTTACACGTTACGGTCGGAGATGACACTGGTAAAATTTGGGTTTACGATGTCGCAGAG CATTTGGCATATCCGAGAAGCGATGAATGGAATAAATTCTTGTATACACAACAAGATTTAAAGAATAACAAAGCGGACGAGGAGTTAGACAGGCTCAATCTTAGTTCCGGACCGTCTTCGTTAACATCTCTAACCTCTATTTCATCGTGTCCGCTTAGATAA
- the LOC127063356 gene encoding cytoplasmic dynein 1 intermediate chain isoform X28: MMSDRKAELERKKAKLQAIREEKERRRREKEQKDVEEATVRAAGADKDHRKEIDAMLSSLGMAPVSDVLSSLSSMNSLTPEQSANATPDASLQPSSINSTQSTGRRKPRELTIVSVANTNIPPKEPVVYSKQTQTVQTTHTSHDDEYNLNPGLEWEDEFTAEDEENSLPHLDSFQSKLPPGILPHGLPQVKEVQPAVTQVEQEKEKEKPKKEVREFSEEEKQMIILSEDFQRFLDRTSRIVERALGESIDIYTDYTGTMDGEDGLDEKSHQQLWLNRSFFCERWSRNRCVTSMDWSPQFPELLAASYNNNDDTPNDPDGVCLVWNTKFKKATPEFIFHCQSPVMSTTFAKFHPNLILGGTYSGQIVLWDNRVQKRTPVQRTPLSASAHTHPVYCLTVVGTQNAHNLISISTDGKLCSWSLDMLSQPQETLILYLKQSKTIAATCLAFPHGDVNNFVVGSEDGTVYGDCRHGTKAGVVEMFEGHQGPVTGISTHAVQGGIDFSHLFLTSSIDWTIKLWSLKEMKPLYSFEHNGDYVYDVAWSPTHPALFAAVDDSGRLDLWNLNQDTEVPAASVIVDGNPALNRVSWTPSGLHVTVGDDTGKIWVYDVAEHLAYPRSDEWNKFLYTQQDLKNNKADEELDRLNLSSGPSSLTSLTSISSCPLR, encoded by the exons ATGATGTCCGATAGAAAAGCTGAactggaaaggaaaaaggcaAAGCTTCAAGCTattagagaggaaaaagaaaggcgaagaagagaaaaagagcaaaaagat gTTGAAGAAGCTACGGTACGTGCAGCAGGTGCTGACAAAGATCATCGTAAAGAAATTGATGCTATGCTTTCTTCTTTGGGAATGGCACCAGTATCAG ATGTATTGTCCAGTTTATCTAGCATGAATTCTTTGACACCAGAGCAAAGTGCTAATGCTACACCAGATGCAAGTTTGCAACCATCTAGCATCAATTCAACACAGag TACTGGGCGAAGGAAACCAAGAGAACTGACTATTGTTTCTGTTGCTAATACCAATATTCCACCAAAGGAGCCTGTTGTCTATAGTAAACAAACTCAAACAGTTCAAACAACACATACATCTCATGACG ACGAGTACAATCTAAATCCAGGTTTAGAATGGGAGGACGAATTTACAG CCGAAGATGAAGAGAACAGCTTGCCACACTTGGACAGCTTCCAAAGCAAGCTTCCACCTGGAATTCTTCCACATGGTTTGCCGCAGGTTAAAGAGGTTCAGCCTGCTGTTACACAGGTAGaacaagaaaaggagaaagaaaaacctaAGAAAGAAG TTCGCGAGTTCAGCGAGGAAGAAAAGCAGATGATCATACTCTCGGAAGACTTTCAACGATTCCTCGATCGTACTAGTAGGATTGTGGAAAGAGCATTGGGCGAATCGATTGACATTTATACCGATTATACCGGTACAATGGATGGCGAGGATGGATT GGACGAAAAAAGCCATCAACAATTATGGTTAAATCGTTCCTTCTTCTGTGAACGATGGTCGCGTAATCGCTGTGTCACTTCGATGGATTGGTCCCCGCAGTTTCCAGAACTTCTTGCGGCCTCATACAACAACAATGACGATACCCCAAATGATCCCGACGGTGTATGTTTGGTTTGGAACACGAAATTTAAGAAAGCCACTCCAGAATTCATCTTCCATTGTCAATCACCGGTGATGTCGACCACTTTTGCGAAATTCCATCCAAATTTGATTTTGGGTGGTACTTATTCTGGTCAAATAGTACTCTGGGATAATCGCGTACAAAAGAGAACGCCAGTACAAAGAACACCATTGTCAGCTAGCGCTCATACC CATCCGGTCTATTGCCTAACTGTTGTTGGAACGCAAAACGCACATAATTTGATCAGTATTTCGACGGATGGTAAATTATGCTCTTGGAGTTTAGATATGTTGTCTCAACCACAGGAAACGTTGATTCTATACTTGAAACAGTCTAAAACAATAGCGGCTACTTGCTTAGCTTTTCCTCATGGCGATGTGAATAATTTTGTTGTTGGTAGTGAGGATGGGACCGTATACGGcg ACTGCCGACATGGTACAAAAGCTGGTGTAGTTGAAATGTTTGAAGGTCATCAAGGACCGGTGACCGGTATTAGTACACATGCCGTTCAAGGTGGAATTGACTTCTCTCATTTATTCTTAACCTCCTCTATCGATTGGACCATCAAATTATGGAGtcttaaagaaatgaaacctctttattctttcgaacATAATGGAGATTATGTGTACGATGTTGCATGGTCACCAACTCATCCAGCATTGTTTGCAGCTGTTGACGATTCAGGTAGATTAGATCTTTGGAATTTAAATCAGGACACTGAAGTACCCGCTGCTAGTGTTATCGTCGATGGAAATCCCGCGTTAAATAGAGTCTCTTGGACACCGAGCGGTTTACACGTTACGGTCGGAGATGACACTGGTAAAATTTGGGTTTACGATGTCGCAGAG CATTTGGCATATCCGAGAAGCGATGAATGGAATAAATTCTTGTATACACAACAAGATTTAAAGAATAACAAAGCGGACGAGGAGTTAGACAGGCTCAATCTTAGTTCCGGACCGTCTTCGTTAACATCTCTAACCTCTATTTCATCGTGTCCGCTTAGATAA